GCTCCCCGCGATTCGCGCCGCGCTCAAGCAGCCGCAGGACGCCGGCACCACGCGCGCGCTGCTGCGTGCCGCGATGGCGATGGACCCCTCGCCCGAAGGACTGAGCGATCTGCTCACCTCGTCCGACCCCGGTGTCCGTGCTGCGGCCGTCGCGGCGATGTCCGGCAAGCGCAGCATCGACCCCTGGCCGTGGCCCTGGCCGCGGCCGCGCCCGAACCCCTGATCTCCGGCGGCGGCGCGTGAGCTCCGGCTCGCGCGTCCGCCGCCTTTTCATTGCCCTGAAGTGCTGATTTTTCACCATACCACGGAGTTCCCTGTGCTGCGCATCCTCTGCTCCACCGCCGCCGGCGTCCTCGCGCTCGGCTCCCTGCACGAACCGGCCGTCGCCACGACGTCCGCCGACATCACGACGCTGATCGCCGAGACGCGCGGCGCGCCACCGACCCTCTGCCTGCTCGCGGCAGGCGCCATCGGCAATGGCGGCTGGTGGGGCGGGATGCACGCCCCCGTGTCACCGCTCGTCGAAGGCGACAGCTACTCGATCCGCACCGGTCGCAACACGCCGCTCTCCGTCGGCGACCGCACGTTGCTGCTCAACTCGATTGTCCTCCCCGACAACTGCACCCGCGAAGTCGCGGTGCGGCTCCTCGGCCGCGATGGCAGCGACGCCACCGTCGCGGGACTCACGCAGCACGCCACCTCGCGCGATTCCTCGCTGCGCAGCGTCGCCGCGTACGGCCTCGGCCTGATCGAGAAGGCCACCACGGTGCCGACATTGATCACCCTGACCAACGATGCGGCCGTGGGTCCGCGTGCCAATGCGCTGTGGGCGCTTGGTCGGATCGGTGATGGCCGTGCGCTCCCCGCCGCACTTCGTGCGATCGACGATCGTGACCCGGTCGTCCGCGAAGCCGCCGCGACTGCACTCGGTCAGCTCGATTCCTCGGCCGCGATCACCGCACTGATCCGTCATCTGCGCCAGGACCCGGCCGCCAACGTTCGCCGCATCTCGGCGTGGGCCCTCGCACAGCTCGAAGCAAAGACTGCCGACGGCGCGCTCGGCGAGGCACTCGCCAACGACAAGGACGCCGATGTCCGCGAAATGAGCGCCTGGGCCATCGGCAACCTCTCGATCCGTCAGGGCAATGCGGCGCTGCTGGCGGCCGCCAAGTCCGACACCGATGAGCGCGTCCGCGAGACCGCCGTGTGGACGATCGCCGAGCGTGGCGACGCGAGTGCCGCGGGCACAGTCAGTGACGTGCTCGCGAACGAGAAGAACCCCGCCGTGCGCGCCACGGCTGCGTGGGCACTCGGTAAACTCGAGCCGAAGATGGCGCCACGCGGCTTGATCAGCGCGTTGACCGACGACGACGAGCGCGTCCGGATGACCGCCGCATGGGCGCTCTCCGAGATCGGCGATGTCGCGGCACTCCCCGCGCTCCGCACCGCGCTCTCGCGGCCCGCGACGGATCGGACGCGCAAGGCGCAGATCCGCGCGTTGCTTGAGATGGGCGAGGATCCCGATCGGCTCGTGGAGCAGTTGAAGTCGCCCGACGCGAGTGTGCGTGCCGCGGTGGCGCAGGCGCTCGCGGGCAAAGGACACATCAATCCGTGGCCGTGGCCGCAGCCGCGCCCGCGTCCCTTCCCGTGAGCTGACAACCCTTCCCACCACTGGGGGCGTCT
The DNA window shown above is from Gemmatimonadota bacterium and carries:
- a CDS encoding HEAT repeat domain-containing protein, which translates into the protein MLRILCSTAAGVLALGSLHEPAVATTSADITTLIAETRGAPPTLCLLAAGAIGNGGWWGGMHAPVSPLVEGDSYSIRTGRNTPLSVGDRTLLLNSIVLPDNCTREVAVRLLGRDGSDATVAGLTQHATSRDSSLRSVAAYGLGLIEKATTVPTLITLTNDAAVGPRANALWALGRIGDGRALPAALRAIDDRDPVVREAAATALGQLDSSAAITALIRHLRQDPAANVRRISAWALAQLEAKTADGALGEALANDKDADVREMSAWAIGNLSIRQGNAALLAAAKSDTDERVRETAVWTIAERGDASAAGTVSDVLANEKNPAVRATAAWALGKLEPKMAPRGLISALTDDDERVRMTAAWALSEIGDVAALPALRTALSRPATDRTRKAQIRALLEMGEDPDRLVEQLKSPDASVRAAVAQALAGKGHINPWPWPQPRPRPFP